Genomic window (Tardiphaga sp. vice304):
ATGAACGGCCAGCAGGTGCCGCACGACGTCTATGTCCACATCGCCGGCATCGACATCGTCCGCACCAATCCGGACGAGTTCTTCGTGCTGGAGGACAATGCCCGCACCCCGTCCGGCGTGTCCTACATGCTGGAAAACCGCGAAATCATGATGCGGCTGTTCCCCGACCTGTTCGCCCGGCACCGCGTCGCCCCGGTCGAGAAATATCCGGACGAGTTGCTGTCCTGCCTGCGCTCGGTGGCTCCTGATAGCGCCAATTCGGAGCCGACCGTGGCCCTGATGACGCCCGGCGTCTACAATTCCGCCTATTACGAACACTCATTCCTGGCCGACAAGCTCGGCGTCGAGCTGGTCGAGGGCCGCGACCTGATCGTCAAGAACGACGAAGTGTTCATGCGGACCACCGAGGGCCTCAAGCGCGTCGACGTGATCTACCGCCGCGTCGACGACGACTTCCTCGATCCTTTGTCGTTCCGCCCGGATTCAGCGCTCGGCGTGCCCGGCCTGATGTCGGCGTATATGGCCGGCAACGTCACGCTGGCCAATGCCGTCGGCACCGGCATCGCCGACGACAAGGCGATCTACAGCTACATGCCGGAGATCGTGAAATTCTACCTCGGCGAGGAGCCGATCCTGAAGAACGTGCCGACCTGGCGCTGCCGCGAGCCGAAGGACCTCGCTTATGTGCTGGACAACCTCGCTGACCTCGTCGTCAAGGAAGTCCACGGTTCCGGCGGCTATGGCATGCTGATCGGACCTGCCTCCAGCAAGGCGACCATCGAGGCGTTCCGCGACAAGCTCAAGCGCGAGCCGGAAGGCTTCATCGCCCAGCCGACGCTGGCGCTGTCGACCTGCCCGACCTGCACCGCCTCGGGCCTGGCGCCGCGCCACGTCGACCTGCGGCCGTTCGTGCTGACCGGCCGCGACCGCGTCACCATCGTGCCCGGCGGCCTCACCCGCGTGGCTCTGAAGGAAGGCTCGCTGGTGGTCAATTCCAGCCAGGGCGGCGGCACCAAGGACACCTGGATTCTCGACGAGTAATTCGTCCCACCGAGCGACTTCGACACCAAACGCGCAAACCGATTTCAGACGAGTATTACCCCGCATGCTGTCGCGCACCGCCGAGAACCTGTACTGGCTAGCCCGCTACGTCGAACGCGCCGAATATCTCGCGCGGACCATCGAGGCGACGCTGCGCGTCACCGCGCTGCCCAATGCCTATGTCGGCCAGACCAACGAATGGGATTCGGCCCTGCTCACCGCCGGCGTCTCGGCGGCGTTCTACGAGATCTACGAGGAAGCCGACGAGAAGAACGTCGTCGAATATCTCTCCTTCTCCACCGCCAACCCGTCCTCGATCCGCAACTGCATCGAGAATGCCCGGCTGAATTCGCGCTCGGTGCGGACCGCCCTGACCGGCGAGATGTGGGACACCATTAATGGTGCCTGGATCGAACTGCAGGAGATCTGGAGCAATGGTGCCAAGACCCGCGAGCAACTGGCGCGCTTCCTGCGCTTCGTGCAGGAAACCTCCTTGCGCTTCGATGGCTCGGCCTATCGCACCATGCTGCGCAACGATGCCTACTGGTTCTCACGCCTTGGCCTGCATCTGGAGCGCGCCGACAACACTGCACGAATCCTGGACGTCAAATATCACTTGCTACTGCCCGAAGAAGAACACGTCGGCGGCCCGCTGGACTATTACCAGTGGACATCGATCCTGCGCTCGGTATCGGCGCTGACCGCCTATCACTGGGTCTATCGCGAAACGCTGAAACCCTGGCTGATCGCGGACCTGTTGATCCTCAACGACACGCTGCCGCGCTCGCTCGCCTCCTGCTACGGCAATCTGGTACGTAACCTCGACCAGATCGGCGTCTCCTACGGCCGCCAGGGCGCCGCGCAGCGCCATGCCCGCGGCGTGCGCAACCGGCTCGAACACAGCAACATGGACGATATCTTCCAGCACGGGTTGCATGAATTCATCCAGGAATTCATTGCGGACAACAGCCGGCTCGGCGAGATCATCGCCAAGCAATATCTGATATGATTGATTGTCATTCCGGGGCGCGGGCGGCGCCAGCCGACCGCGAGCCCGGAATCCCGAGCAAATAGATCAATGCAGATTCCGGGTTCGATCGCGCTTCGCGCTCTCGCCCCGGAATGACGAGTAAACATCATGCGCCTGCGTATCGCCCATACGACGACCTATCGCTACGAGCCGCCGGCATCGGGCGTGATACAGATCCTGCGCATGACGCCGGGCAGCCATGACGGTCAATACGTCGCGGAATGGCAGATCGACGTCTCCACCGATTCGCGGCTCGACCTGCATGAAGACGCTTACGGCAACGTCACCCACGTGCTGACGCACGGGCCGATCGCCGACCTGACCATCCATTGCGAAGGCCTGATCGAAACCCAGGACACCGGCGGCGTATTGAAGGGTACCGACGAGCGCTTTCCGCCGAGCTTCTTCCTGCGCCAGACCAGCCTCACCAAGGCCAACCCGGCGATGGCCGCCTTCGCCCGCGAGCTCGATCCGCAGCCCGACACCGACGTGCTGGGTTACCTGCACGCGCTGATGATGGCGATCAACGAGCACATGACGTTCGACGGCGACCCCACCAATACCGGCACCTCGGCGATCGAGGCCTTCACCGGCAAGCGCGGCGTCTGCCAGGATTACGCCCACATCTTCATCGCCTGCGCCCGCACCGGCGGCGTACCCTGCCGCTTCGTCGCCGGGCATTTTCTGCGCAGCGACGGCATGGTCGAGCAGCAGGCCGGCCACGCCTGGGCGGAAGCCTTTGTGCCCGATCTGGGCTGGGTCGGCTTCGATCCGGCGAATGCGATCTGCACCACCGACGCGCATGCCCGCGTCGCCATCGGCCTGGATTATCTCGGCGCCGCCCCGGTGCGCGGCACCCGCTATGGCGGCGGCATGGAAACCCTGATGGTCTCCGTCAAGGTCGATCAGGCCGGCCGACAGGGACAGTGGCAGAGCCAGTCTTGATACAATCGTTAACCTGACGGTTGATCGATGCCTGGGCGCAGCCGCGCCGGGAGTCGCGACTGTCGCATGAACGGCGCGCCCAAGTGCCGTCACAAGCGAGGAAACATGCAGAAGACGGCAATCTGCCTTGGAGCACTATTGATCTCGCTCACAACTGTCGGGGCCGAGGCACAATCCGGACCCAGGCGTGACGAGTTCTTCTGGCTGGGCGAGATCAACAAGGCCAGCGCCGTCATCAATACCGACGAAGGCCTGCTGGATCGCGCGGTGGCGCCGCGCATCGCGGCCGGCCTGCGCACGGTGCTGCACGCTGGCGAGAAGCCGGGCGGCAAGCGGCCCACCCTGGTCATCACCTTCGAGCCGTTGCTGATCGAGGCTGCCGGCGTCGAGGCGACGCTGCTGCATGCCGGCCGTTCCAGTCAGGACATGCTGGCCACGGTGCGCGCCGCCATCATTCGCGACGAAGTGCTGACGCTGGCCGAACAGCTGCGCAAGACGACAGCCACCATGGTGGCGCTCGCCGAAAAGCACGCCGGAACAATCGTTCCCAATTACACCAATGGCGTCGCTGCCCAGCCCAACAGCTACGGGCACTACCTGCTCGGCCATGTGGCGGGCCTGCAGCGCGATGCCGAGCGGCTGCGCCAGTTCTACGCCCGGCTTGACCGTTCGCCGATGGGCACAACCGTGCTGAACGGGACGAGCTGGCCGCTCAACCGCCCCCGCATGGCCAACTACCTCGGCTTTGCCGCGACCGTGGACAACGCCTATGACGCCGCGCAGATCTCGGCCACCGAGATCCCGGTCGAGCTCGGCGCGGTGACCACCGCGATCGCCCTCCACGCCGGCGCCTACATCCAGGACGTCATGGTGCAATACGCCCAGCCGCGCCCTTGGATTCTGCTGCAGGAAGGCGGCGGCAACACCTATGTCTCCAGCGCCATGCCGCAGAAGCGCAATCCCGGGCTGCTGAACGACGTGCGCGGGCAAGCATCCAGCGTCGTATCGCTGGGGATCGGTCGCGCCATCCAGGCGCACAACATCCCGCCGGGCATGAACGATGCCAAGAACGTCGGTGACAATGCCGTAGTGGTCGGCGGCGCCACGCGCGTGCTGGCCGGCTGGGACCGCATCCTCGGCGCCCTCGCGGTCAATCCGGAGCGCGCGCTGGAAGAACTTAACAGCGACTGGACCGCATCCCAGGAAGTGGCCGACGTGCTGATGCGGCAGTACAAGCTGCCGTTCCGCGTCGGGCATCATTTCGCCTCCGAGGTCGTCGACTACGCAAAGGCGCACGACATCCGACCGAGCGATTTCCCCTATCAGGAGGCCCGGCGGATCTTTTCCACGACGCTGACGGAGATGAAGGTGGCCGGCGGCGAACTGCCCTTGAGCGAGGCGGAATTCCGCGCAGCCCTGGACCCCGTGGCGATCATCCGCCATCGCGCGACCGCCGGCGGGCCGCAGCCCGCCGAGATGGCGCGGATGGTGGCCGAAGCGAAGCAGTCGCTGGCCGAGCAGGATCAATGGATCCAGGCAAGGCGGCAGCGCATCGACGGCGCGCTCGCCGAGCTGGATCGGGATTTCGCGCGGCTCGGGACGCCGTAAAGCGGAAGGAAGCCAGCATTCCGGGGTTTTACGCGCCGTCTGAATGACCTATCAGTGTTCTGTCGACCCTCTGGTCGGGCAAGGACATTCGATGACCTATTGTTGCGGAATCCTGGTGCGGGACGGGTTGGTGATGATCGCCGACACGCGCACCAATGCCGGGCTCGACAACGTCTCGACCTTCCGCAAGCTGCACATCTTCGACCAGCCCGGCGACCGCGTGATGGCGGTGGCCTCTGCGGGCAACCTGGCGATCAGCCAGTCGGTGCTGTCCACGCTCAGCGAGGGGTTCGAGAATCCCAAGACCGGCGAGCACGAGACGCTGCTCAATGCGCCGACCATGTTCCAGGCCGCGCAGCGGATCGGCCGTGCCATCCGCCATGTCAACGCCACTGAAGGCGAGGCGCTGGAGGCCGAGGAAATCAAGTTCAACGTCTCGTTCCTGTTCGGCGGTCAGATCAAGGGCGGCAAGATGCGGATGTTCATGATCTACCCGGCCGGCAACTTCATCGAATGCACCACCGATACGCCCTATCTGCAGATCGGCGAGCACAAATATGGCAAGCCGGTGCTCGACCGCGCCGTGCATTACGAGGTCGAACTCTATGAGGCGCTGAAGACCAGCCTGATCTCGATGGATTCGACGATGCGCTCCAACATCGGCGTCGGCATGCCGATCGACGTGCTGGTCGTGCGCACCGACACCTGCGAGGCCGACCTCAACCATCGCATCGAGGCCGGCGAGCCCTATTTCCACGACCTGCGGTCGCGCTGGTCGGCCGCGTTGCGCCAGGCGCACCACAACATCCCGCGCCCGCCCTACAAGAAGGAAGGCTGAACGCATTGACGCCGGTAACCACGTCGCACTGGCGCGCGATGACGGCGGCCGACCTGCCGGCCGTGCTGGCGTTGGCCGATGTCATTCATCCGGACTTTCCGGAAGAGGCTGCGGTGTTTGCCGATCGCCTGGCGCTGCATCCGGCCGGCTGCTTCACGCTGCATGGCGACGCCGGCGCGGTCGGGTACGTGCTCAGCCATCCCTGGTACGATGGACAGCCGCCGCAGCTGAACGCGGTCCTCCGCCATCCAGCCACGGCCGCCTCGACCTATTATATCCATGATCTGGCACTGCTTCCCGCCTCACGAAAATCCGGCGCGGCCGCCGCGATCGTCGCGACGCTTGCGGCTCACGCGAGCGCGTTGCAGTTACCGAACATGACGCTTGTTGCCGTCAACAATTCGGTTCATTTTTGGCGCCGGCAGGGTTTTGATATCGTCGTCGATCCCGAGCTCGACGGGCAATTGCGCAGCTACGATGCGCAGGCCCGCTTCATGCGCCGCGAACTAATCCAGAAAAAACGATAAGGGAAGACACTATGACCCACAAGATTGCACTCGTGACCGGTGCCGGCACCGGCGTCGGCCGCGCCGCCTCGCTCGCGCTGATGAAGATCGGCTTCACCGTCGTGCTCGCCGGGCGCCGCCTGGAATTGCTGCAGGAAACACAAAAGCTCGGCGAAGCCGAGGGCGGCCAGAGCCTGCCGGTCACCGCCGACATGGCGGACCCCACCTCGATCGCGGTGCTGTTCGCCAAAATCAGGGACACTTACGGCCGGCTCGACCTGCTGTTCAACAATGCCGGCATGGGCGCACCGGCCGTACCGTTCGAAGATCTCGGCTTCGCCCATTGGCAGGCGGTGGTGAACACCAACCTCACCGGACCGTTCCTGTGCACCCAGCACGCCTTCCGCATCATGAAGGACCAGACTCCGCATGGCGGCCGCATCATCAACAACGGCTCGATCTCCGCGCATGCGCCGCGACCGTTGTCGGCGGCCTACACCTCGACCAAGCACGCCATCACCGGCCTCACCAAGGCCACCAACCTCGACGGCCGTGCCTATGACATCGCGGTCGGCCAGATCGACATCGGCAATGCCGCCACACCGATGACCGACCGCATGGTCAACGGCCCCGGCGTGCTGCAGCCCGACGGCACCTCCAAGCAGGAGCCGCGCATGGACGCCAAGGCCGTCGGCGACGCGGTCGCCTACATGGCCGGCCTGCCGCTCGACGCCAACGTGCTGTTCATGACCGTGATGGCGACCAAGATGCCGTTCGTCGGGCGCGGTTAGGCCTCAGCCGGCCTTGCCATTGCACACCTGAGGCCGCTGCGGCCATAATCGTTGCGGCTTCGGGGGTGTCATGCTGCAATTGCAATCGGCGTTCGGCGTGTTCGCGCTGCTCATGCTCGCATGGGTGCTGGGTGAGAACCGCCGCGCGGTGTCGCTCAGGCAGGCCACCATCGGCCTTGTCGCCACATTTCTCACCGCCGTCATCCTGCTCAAGCTGCCGATCGTCGCGCACGCCTTCGGTGCCATCAACAACGCTGTCAACGTAATCTCGTCGGCGACGCGCGCCGGCACCTCCTTCGTGTTCGGCTATCTCGGCGGCGGCGTGCTGCCGTTCGATCCCAAGACGCCGGGGTCGGATTTCATCCTCGCGCTGCAGGCGCTGCCGATCGTGCTGGTCATGAGCGTTCTGACCACGCTGCTATTCTATTGGCGTGTGCTGCCGCCAATCGTGCGCGGCATGGCGTGGCTGTTGGAACGCACGCTCGGCGTCGGCGGTGCGGTCGGATTGTCGACCGCCGCCAATATCTTTCTCGGCATGGTCGAGACGCCCTTGTTCATCCGGCCGTATCTCGCCCAGCTTACGCGCAGCGAGCTGTTTCTGGTGATGACCGGCGGCATGGCGGGGATCGCCGGCAC
Coding sequences:
- a CDS encoding circularly permuted type 2 ATP-grasp protein, which produces MAVAFDEMNGPLGDLRPAYAELSRWLKETPPDALEYRRQEAELLFRRIGITFAVYGDSESTERLIPFDVIPRIISGKEWTLLERGLKQRTRAINMFLRDIYHGRDILRAGLIPDDLIFQNEVFRPEMNGQQVPHDVYVHIAGIDIVRTNPDEFFVLEDNARTPSGVSYMLENREIMMRLFPDLFARHRVAPVEKYPDELLSCLRSVAPDSANSEPTVALMTPGVYNSAYYEHSFLADKLGVELVEGRDLIVKNDEVFMRTTEGLKRVDVIYRRVDDDFLDPLSFRPDSALGVPGLMSAYMAGNVTLANAVGTGIADDKAIYSYMPEIVKFYLGEEPILKNVPTWRCREPKDLAYVLDNLADLVVKEVHGSGGYGMLIGPASSKATIEAFRDKLKREPEGFIAQPTLALSTCPTCTASGLAPRHVDLRPFVLTGRDRVTIVPGGLTRVALKEGSLVVNSSQGGGTKDTWILDE
- a CDS encoding alpha-E domain-containing protein — encoded protein: MLSRTAENLYWLARYVERAEYLARTIEATLRVTALPNAYVGQTNEWDSALLTAGVSAAFYEIYEEADEKNVVEYLSFSTANPSSIRNCIENARLNSRSVRTALTGEMWDTINGAWIELQEIWSNGAKTREQLARFLRFVQETSLRFDGSAYRTMLRNDAYWFSRLGLHLERADNTARILDVKYHLLLPEEEHVGGPLDYYQWTSILRSVSALTAYHWVYRETLKPWLIADLLILNDTLPRSLASCYGNLVRNLDQIGVSYGRQGAAQRHARGVRNRLEHSNMDDIFQHGLHEFIQEFIADNSRLGEIIAKQYLI
- a CDS encoding transglutaminase family protein codes for the protein MRLRIAHTTTYRYEPPASGVIQILRMTPGSHDGQYVAEWQIDVSTDSRLDLHEDAYGNVTHVLTHGPIADLTIHCEGLIETQDTGGVLKGTDERFPPSFFLRQTSLTKANPAMAAFARELDPQPDTDVLGYLHALMMAINEHMTFDGDPTNTGTSAIEAFTGKRGVCQDYAHIFIACARTGGVPCRFVAGHFLRSDGMVEQQAGHAWAEAFVPDLGWVGFDPANAICTTDAHARVAIGLDYLGAAPVRGTRYGGGMETLMVSVKVDQAGRQGQWQSQS
- a CDS encoding argininosuccinate lyase; its protein translation is MQKTAICLGALLISLTTVGAEAQSGPRRDEFFWLGEINKASAVINTDEGLLDRAVAPRIAAGLRTVLHAGEKPGGKRPTLVITFEPLLIEAAGVEATLLHAGRSSQDMLATVRAAIIRDEVLTLAEQLRKTTATMVALAEKHAGTIVPNYTNGVAAQPNSYGHYLLGHVAGLQRDAERLRQFYARLDRSPMGTTVLNGTSWPLNRPRMANYLGFAATVDNAYDAAQISATEIPVELGAVTTAIALHAGAYIQDVMVQYAQPRPWILLQEGGGNTYVSSAMPQKRNPGLLNDVRGQASSVVSLGIGRAIQAHNIPPGMNDAKNVGDNAVVVGGATRVLAGWDRILGALAVNPERALEELNSDWTASQEVADVLMRQYKLPFRVGHHFASEVVDYAKAHDIRPSDFPYQEARRIFSTTLTEMKVAGGELPLSEAEFRAALDPVAIIRHRATAGGPQPAEMARMVAEAKQSLAEQDQWIQARRQRIDGALAELDRDFARLGTP
- a CDS encoding proteasome-type protease; its protein translation is MTYCCGILVRDGLVMIADTRTNAGLDNVSTFRKLHIFDQPGDRVMAVASAGNLAISQSVLSTLSEGFENPKTGEHETLLNAPTMFQAAQRIGRAIRHVNATEGEALEAEEIKFNVSFLFGGQIKGGKMRMFMIYPAGNFIECTTDTPYLQIGEHKYGKPVLDRAVHYEVELYEALKTSLISMDSTMRSNIGVGMPIDVLVVRTDTCEADLNHRIEAGEPYFHDLRSRWSAALRQAHHNIPRPPYKKEG
- a CDS encoding GNAT family N-acetyltransferase — encoded protein: MTPVTTSHWRAMTAADLPAVLALADVIHPDFPEEAAVFADRLALHPAGCFTLHGDAGAVGYVLSHPWYDGQPPQLNAVLRHPATAASTYYIHDLALLPASRKSGAAAAIVATLAAHASALQLPNMTLVAVNNSVHFWRRQGFDIVVDPELDGQLRSYDAQARFMRRELIQKKR
- a CDS encoding SDR family oxidoreductase, with protein sequence MTHKIALVTGAGTGVGRAASLALMKIGFTVVLAGRRLELLQETQKLGEAEGGQSLPVTADMADPTSIAVLFAKIRDTYGRLDLLFNNAGMGAPAVPFEDLGFAHWQAVVNTNLTGPFLCTQHAFRIMKDQTPHGGRIINNGSISAHAPRPLSAAYTSTKHAITGLTKATNLDGRAYDIAVGQIDIGNAATPMTDRMVNGPGVLQPDGTSKQEPRMDAKAVGDAVAYMAGLPLDANVLFMTVMATKMPFVGRG